The following coding sequences lie in one Lolium perenne isolate Kyuss_39 chromosome 2, Kyuss_2.0, whole genome shotgun sequence genomic window:
- the LOC139835378 gene encoding glyoxylate/hydroxypyruvate reductase HPR3-like produces the protein MRPPPPSSDERPLVLLAQPLFPEFAAALAGRFRFALAADAADTAEGRVLLVGLKPVTDEHLAGFPALELVVGISVGVDHVDLAACRRRGLSVTNAGAAFAVGLVVTVFRRVAAAWDQATRRPGKINIH, from the coding sequence ATGAGGCCACCGCCACCGTCCAGCGACGAGAGGCCGCTGGTGCTCCTAGCGCAGCCGCTCTTCCCGGAGTTCGCCGCCGCGCTCGCCGGCCGCTTCCGGTTCGCTTTGGCAGCTGACGCGGCGGACACCGCCGAGGGGAGGGTGCTGCTCGTGGGGTTAAAGCCTGTCACGGACGAGCACCTGGCCGGGTTCCCGGCGCTCGAGCTCGTGGTGGGCATCTCTGTGGGCGTCGACCACGTCGATCTTGCCGCCTGCAGGCGCCGTGGGCTCAGCGTGACTAACGCTGGTGCCGCGTTCGCCGTCGGTCTCGTCGTCACCGTGTTCCGTAGGGTGGCTGCTGCCTGGGACCAGGCGACCAGGCGACCAGGAAAAATTAATATACACTGA